The nucleotide sequence ATGGGTTTGCCTGGGTTCCGTCGCTGGGCCTCGTACAGGACGTCAGGGGTCAAGCTCCCCATCGAGCCCCTTCCCGCACGAGCCCCCTGGATGATCGTCTGAGCCGCGCAGGCCATGACCTCATCCTCGCCATTCGGTGGGTTGCATCGTTCGCTGACGCCCTCGGGTAGCGGACTTTCTCACCAGGCTTCTAGAGGTGCTGCTGTTGCATCGCGCCGAGCATGGAGCGGAGTACGAAGGCGACTGGGCGTGGACGCCGCCCGCCGGCGGCCGCCTGCCCGGCGAAGCGCCCCTGAGCTGCGCCCTGCGCGAGCTTATCGAGGAAACCGGGCTGCACCTCTCTATGGAAGCCACCCCGTGCGGTACGGCCGACTGGGCCGTCTTCGTGGCCGAGGCGCCCCCTGAGGCGTCGGTCGTGCTGGACGCCGACCATGACCGGCATGAGTGGCTGCCGCCGGACGAGGCGGTAAGGCGCTGCCGCCCACAACGAGTCTCCATGGCGCTCGCGAGGGCAGTCGCGTGGATCCGCCACCGCGAGGGGCGGCAGACTGCATCGGGTTGAAGGGCGCCCACCGCAAGACTTTTCCGCAGTGTCGCCGTATGTGCGACAGGCTTGCCCCACCCTTGGCGGTAGGAGGACCTCGTCCGGCCACCCCGTAAGCGGTAAGGTACGCACGGAGTGTTTCGCCAGGAGGTGGAGCCGGCGGACCAGCGGGAAATCATCTCGCAGAGCGTGCGCAACGGAGAGTGGCTGAAGGCCGGACGCAACGTACCAGGAGAGCGGCTGCCGCTGGACGGAGTCAAGGGGGCTGGTGCGCAGGGGACTCTCCGGGTTCGTGAGTCATCTGGGAGAGCTTGCGCCCGTCCTACCATACCAAAGGCGCATCTTCCTGCTGGGAAGGGTGCTGGCTCCGGTGGAGCCCTACGCCCCGCAACTCGTGCCCGCCGCAAGCCCCGGTGGGCCTGCGAGCGGCAGCGGAGCCGGTCCCGCCGCCGGAGGCCTTTGACGGCGATTGGGCGTTGCTGCCATACTTGGTAGTGCACGGGGGGTGTGCAGCCGGTGTCGTGGGCAGGTCTCGGGGTAGCCGCGGCCGGGATTTTTGTCGTGGTACGGGCCGTGCGGGCGTGGGCGGAGGTGCGCCGGTACGGGCGGGAGATCGTAAGCCGCTTCGGCACGGTGCGTCACGCCCGAGGGGGCGGGGGTATCGCAGCCAGCCTGCCGGCTATCTCGGGCGCAGCCGCCAATCCGCAGGCCCGCCGCCGCGGGGGCGGCGAGGGAGCTTCGTCCCCGCACGGCGCCGTTCAACCGGCGGCTGCGGCCGCCGCGGTCGCTTCGCACCACCTCCCCTGGTGGCCGCCTACCCTGGACGCCGCCCTCGCCGGCCTCGACGAGATTGGCGCCCTCGGCGCCATCGACCCCCGTGTGGTCGAGGCGATGGATTTTGGCTCAAGCCTGAATTGTCGGACTTCAGCACCCTTCAGCAAACCGTGGCCCAGGCGTCGGCGAGCCCGGAGTTTGGCACATGGCTGGATACCCTGAAGGGGTACGTCGGCGAACAGGTGGCCGCCGACGTGCTCCGGTCGCAGGGAGCCGTGGTGGCGCTGACCGCCGCCCCCAACCAGCCCGAGTGGGACCTGCTGGTCAACGGCGAGCCGTACAACGTCAAGGTGGGCGTTGACCCTGAGCACGTCGCCCGCCACTTCCAGGAATACCCCGACGTGGGGGTCATCACGAGCCCGGAGCTGGCCGCGTACTTCCCCGAACACGCTGATCAAATCATCGCGCTTCCGGAGCTTTCCAACCCCGCCCTCGAGCACACCACCCAGCAGACGGTGGAAGCCATCGGCGAGGTCGGCTGGGACTTCCAGTGGCCGATCGTCACCTGGCGGCATCGGGGCTTCGGGAGCTCAACCTGCTCTTCTCGGGCAAGACCGACGTCCCGTCGAGCCTGCGCAACATCGCGCTGGACGCGGCCGACACGGGCGGGGGCGGGTGGATAGGAAGAAAGTTGGGGGCGGAGCTGGGCCTGGTCGTGGGAGGGCCCGTGGGCGCCTCATCGGTGGCATCGCCAGCGCCGTGGGCGGGGCGCTGGTGGGCCGTTCGCTCAGCAACCACGTCAAGACAGGGCCGCTGAGCGAGGCCATCGCCGACTTTGAAGTGGAGCGATCCCTGGCTCAAGACGAGCTTCGTCAGCGCTACCGCGGCTCGCAGCAGCAGACCCTGGCCCACATCCGTGCGGTAGAGGCAGAGCTGCGCCAGACGCTTAACCAACTGGAACAGGGCCACCGGGCCCGGGCAAGGGAAGCGAAGGCCGCCTTCCAACAGGCCGTGACGGCCTTCCTGGGTGCCGCGCCGAAGCGCCTGGAGGCGGCCGTCGCCCGTCTGTCCGATCAGGAGCAGGACGTCCTGCGGGCCATGCCCCGGTCCCCGTGGTGGGCGCGGGCGGTGTGGCCGGCGGCCCACGACCTGCGGTGGCGAGCCGTGCAGGTGTAGTTTGAGGGCGAGCGCCGGGCGCTGCGCCGGGCCGCCGTCGAAGCCGGCCACATCGCCGCCACCGTGCGCCCGGCCGACGTGGCCTACGAGCAGGTGCGGCGGCTTCTGCAGGACGTGCGCCTGCAGGTGCCGGAGCTGGCCGACACCGTCGCCCGGCTGCAGCAGGAGCACGCCCGCACCCTGGCCCTCATCGCCGTCGAGCGCCGGGAGGCGGCTCTGGAGGCCAAGGCGGCGGTGCGCGAGGCGGGCGCGCGCATCGCTCCGTTCATCGGGGAGCAGGCCCGGCAGCTCAACGCCTGGGCCAGGGAGCGGGCCGCCGAACTGCGGGCCCTGCGCCGCCGGGTCGACGAGGAGGCCGCCCGCCTGGGGCTTGCGTAGCCGCCGCTGCGGGGTGCGCAAAACTGACCGGGCTGCCCGTCCCCATCTTCGCCTTGCCATCGGGCTCGGCACGTGCCTTACGCCTCTACCGCGCCCCCTTCTCCTGCGCCCACCATCGGGGTTCCAGCAGCTTCACGAATGGCGACGGCCGCGCTGCGCTATAGAGCACCAAAAGGCCACGCATCGCCCTGGTCATGGCCACAAAGAGTAGCCGCGCCTGCGCCTGCAGATACTCCCGCCGCTCGTCACCGGTCGCATCGCCCGGCACCATGGGCAATATGCCTTCTTCCAGCCCGACGACCACCACGATGGGAAACTCAAGCCCCTTGGCGCTGTGGATGGTCATCACCTTGACCTCGCCAGTGCGAAGGTCGACCTTGCGGCCGTGCATGTAGACGGCACGCATGCCCCGGGCAACCAACTCCTGCGCAGCCTTCTCCGCCATGGCGTTGGTCGGCGCCAGCACAGCGACCGTACCCGCCCCGAGTTGAAACATCTTGTATGATCCCCCGTGGGCTCCCTCCCGCGACGACGAGAGGCCGTAGCGTTGGGGAGGGGGCGCGGGGGAACCCCTTGTGGAAACTGTGGATACTGGGGAGAACGCTTGGGGCGGCAGGTCCGGGCAAGCCAATGCGCTAACCGCTTGCCAGGGGCGGGAAGTGACGGACGGTTACGAACTAGCAGGGCTGAAGGCCCTTTGCGCCAGTATGTCGGCTTCCCACCTCCTGTTCGGGCCCGATTAGAGAGCATGGGCGGACCTGCCGCCTTTCTTGCAGCAGGGAGCGCCTCATCACGCACAAGTTGGGGCGGACAGGGGTTGGGGAAGAGCTCCCGCCTACTTCGTAACGAACGGAGGTTAGCATGAAGACCTGGACCGTCGGCGTGGACGTAGGGGTGCGATCCACGCACCGCGCAGAAGTCGTTGACGAGCGCTTCGAGCCCGTCTTTCACGCCCGCTTCA is from Limnochorda sp. L945t and encodes:
- a CDS encoding 3'-5' exonuclease gives rise to the protein MFQLGAGTVAVLAPTNAMAEKAAQELVARGMRAVYMHGRKVDLRTGEVKVMTIHSAKGLEFPIVVVVGLEEGILPMVPGDATGDERREYLQAQARLLFVAMTRAMRGLLVLYSAARPSPFVKLLEPRWWAQEKGAR
- a CDS encoding NUDIX domain-containing protein; this encodes MLLLHRAEHGAEYEGDWAWTPPAGGRLPGEAPLSCALRELIEETGLHLSMEATPCGTADWAVFVAEAPPEASVVLDADHDRHEWLPPDEAVRRCRPQRVSMALARAVAWIRHREGRQTASG